One Malania oleifera isolate guangnan ecotype guangnan chromosome 9, ASM2987363v1, whole genome shotgun sequence DNA segment encodes these proteins:
- the LOC131164572 gene encoding histone H4, with protein sequence MSGRGKGGKGLGKGGAKRHRKVLRDNIQGITKPAIRRLARRGGVKRISGLIYEETRGVLKIFLENVIRDAVTYTEHARRKTVTAMDVVYALKRQGRTLYGFGG encoded by the coding sequence ATGTCCGGCAGAGGGAAGGGAGGCAAGGGCTTGGGAAAGGGCGGAGCAAAGCGTCACAGGAAGGTTCTGCGAGATAACATCCAGGGCATTACGAAGCCTGCGATTCGCCGTCTCGCTAGAAGAGGTGGTGTCAAAAGAATCAGTGGTCTCATTTATGAGGAGACCCGTGGCGTCCTCAAGATCTTCCTCGAGAACGTGATTCGCGACGCCGTGACTTACACCGAGCACGCGAGGAGGAAGACGGTGACTGCGATGGACGTTGTTTACGCGCTCAAGAGGCAGGGCAGGACTCTTTATGGCTTCGGTGGTTGA